In Fusarium oxysporum Fo47 chromosome XII, complete sequence, one DNA window encodes the following:
- a CDS encoding S-adenosyl-L-methionine-dependent methyltransferase, whose translation MKLFNAFATALGLAGLAQAHMEMTYPPPFKSKYNPNAGQDIDYSMTSPLNGDGSNFPCKGYNSLFGTAAGAPTATWQAGKSYSISIAGGADHGGGSCQASLSFDRGKTWVVIQSWIGNCPKAPTSNFQFTLPVDTPAGEALFAWTWFNKIGNREMYMNCAAITVKAGSGTPKTPLKKRPAMFVANVGKGCGTTEMVDLMFPNPGPDVSLTSTNTGPPVGQCPAGPGVQYPSASPSPTKTTTTKKPTTTKPPVKSTAPGGVFITVPSTTKKTTLKSTTRKTTSTTTPVKPAPTKPAAGVIAPGTACKPEGYWNCIKTGTAFQRCASGTCIINIVMERMRPESALRLKTDKSRYPIPNDDAEQNRDDMKHAMMLELTNGNLFFSPIIENPQKIIDLATGTGIWAIDVADKFPSASVTGVDLSPIQPSWVPPNLKFLVDDIEDEWMHGGDFDFVHMRCISPWLKDEVKVLRQAHEHMKPGAWIEIQELDARANCDDGSLAPDAPLAKFFDTAEQAVASFGMKFRAGENLREPLEKAGFTNVSCKVLKVPIGTWAKDKKLRLIGLYLKTAVNDMFGAMAAKPLRKILGPEEIEVFLADARKDLNNVNIHSYEKYYFWMGQKAAE comes from the exons ATGAAACTCTTCAACGCCTTCGCTACAGCGCTCGGTCTAGCTGGTCTAGCCCAAGCCCACATGGAGATGACATATCCTCCCCCCTTCAAGAGCAAATATAACCCCAACGCCGGACAAGACATCGACTACAGCATGACTTCACCTCTCAACGGCGACGGAAGCAACTTTCCCTGCAAGGGATACAACTCTCTTTTCGGCACCGCAGCCGGTGCACCTACCGCTACGTGGCAGGCTGGAAAGTCGTacagcatcagcatcgcTGGCGGTGCAGACCACGGAGGCGGTAGTTGCCAGGCCTCACTCTCTTTTGATCGCGGCAAGACTTGGGTCGTTATCCAGTCGTGGATTGGAAATTGCCCCAAGGCGCCAACTTCAAACTTTCAGTTTACTCTTCCGGTTGATACACCAGCTGGAGAAGCTCTTTTCGCTTGGACTTGGTTTAACAAGATTGGAAATCGCGAGATGTATATGAATTGCGCGGCTATTACAGTCAAGGCTGGAAgtggaacaccaaagacGCCACTTAAGAAGCGACCTGCTATGTTTGTCGCCAACGTCGGAAAGGGATGCGGAACTACGGAAATGGTTGATCTCATGTTTCCTAACCCGGGACCTGATGTCTCCCTCACCTCGACTAACACTGGACCGCCGGTCGGTCAGTGCCCTGCTGGACCAGGAGTCCAATATCCCTCTGCCAGTCCTTCTCCGACAAAGACAACTACTACAAAGAAGCCGACTACGACTAAGCCACCAGTGAAGTCTACAGC TCCTGGCGGTGTTTTCATCACTGTTCCCTCAACTACCAAGAAGACGACCCTCAAGTCTACAACCCGCAAGACAACAAGCACCACTACACCGGTCAAGCCCGCACCGACCAAACCCGCCGCTGGTGTCATCGCTCCCGGTACAGCTTGTAAACCCGAGGGCTACTGGAACTGCATCAAGACAGGAACCGCTTTCCAGCGATGTGCTTCTGGTACTTG TATCATCAATATCGTCATGGAACGTATGAGGCCAGAAAGCGCATTGCGGCTTAAGACTGACAAGAGTAGGTATCCTATTCCCAACGATGATGCGGAGCAGAACCGAGACGATATGAAGCATGCCATGATGCTGGAGCTCACCAA TGGTAACCTGTTCTTCTCGCCCATCATCGAAAACCCCCAGAAGATTATTGATCTCGCAACCGGAACTGGTATCTGGGCCATCGACG TCGCCGATAAATTCCCCAGCGCATCTGTGACAGGAGTCGATCTCAGTCCCATTCAACCATCATGGGTCCCTCCAAACCTCAAGTTTCTCGTCGACGACATCGAAGACGAATGGATGCACGGCggtgactttgactttgtgCACATGCGCTGCATCAGCCCCTGGTTAAAAGACGAAGTCAAGGTTCTTCGTCAAGCACACGA GCACATGAAGCCTGGCGCCTGGATCGAAATCCAAGAACTCGATGCCCGCGCCAATTGCGATGACGGCTCCCTAGCCCCAGACGCCCCTCTCGCCAAATTCTTCGACACCGCTGAACAAGCCGTAGCCAGTTTCGGCATGAAGTTTCGTGCAGGTGAGAACTTGCGCGAACCTCTTGAGAAGGCGGGCTTCACCAACGTCTCCTGCAAAGTCCTCAAAGTCCCCATCGGAACATGGGCAAAG GATAAAAAGCTTCGCCTCATTGGATTGTACCTCAAGACCGCGGTCAACGACATGTTCGGCGCCATGGCTGCGAAGCCGCTGCGCAAGATCTTGGGGCCTGAAGAGATTGAGGTATTCTTGGCTGATGCGAGAAAGGATTTGAACAATGTGAATATTCATTCATATGAGAAGTATTACTTCTGGATGGGACAGAAGGCGGCAGAGTAG
- a CDS encoding Oxidoreductase, molybdopterin-binding domain-containing protein, translating into MQPDIPYRQTHQQAPDEWKLEQGLEPARLGIRNQSCIQINTEPHRLNPSDHEELKGPDIPEDPDLDVQDERPGWKGYVEWEDYPEKKAKAHQRFSRFTFPPPPEFQLEPLPATNPVLEGKRWKLWHKAIGGVLDQVPQISWETVLKEKHPEMLHLLEFPYNGEAPKSLLTKDYIMPNELHFVRNHGGIPDIEASAYDIRLDGLVNNPKTLTLADLQNESIFPRVSKLVTIQCSGTRRFEQIVEYPGEGDEIINAPWAEGAIGTAKWTGVSLKKVIKYCGGLKYGAKHLELYGADTYFKGGQCMNYVVSVPWSKVKANEVILAWEMNDKPLPKIHGFPLRAVVFGYIGARSCKWLYRIKAIEKPSLAPVQMGIQIQEMPVSSAIMSPWNKEVVVHDGEIEVKGWAYSGGGRWPERVEISSDGGYVWYAVPIKNLSPKHKFAWRTFTGKVPCDHEGWTELVVRCWDNSLNTQPMEVRHSWNWSLHVTSSCHRVKIYSVNAKREATRKRLREFDEHGQGFTPITRPTEFVPMSLEEYEKEVANVEPRDFDD; encoded by the exons ATGCAGCCAGATATTCCTTACCGACAAACCCATCAACAGGCTCCAGATGAGTGGAAGCTAGAGCAAGGACTCGAGCCAGCTCGTCTCGGCATTCGTAACCAGAGCTGCATCCAGATCAACACAGAGCCTCATCGGCTCAACCCAAGTGACCACGAAGAACTGAAGGGTCCCGATATCCCTGAGGATCCGGATCTCGATGTTCAAGACGAAAGACCTGGCTGGAAAGGTTATGTTGAGTGGGAGGACTAcccagagaagaaggccaaagCTCACCAACGTTTTTCGCGCTTCACGTTTCCCCCTCCTCCTGAGTTCCAGTTAGAGCCTCTTCCTGCGACGAACCCTGTACTTGAGGGCAAGCGATGGAAGTTATGGCATAAAGCCATTGGAGGGGTTCTGGATCAAGTCCCCCAGATCAGTTGGGAGACTGTTCTCAAG GAAAAACACCCGGAAAtgcttcatcttctcgaaTTTCCTTACAACGGAGAAGCGCCCAAAAGCCTTCTGACCAAAGACTACATCATGCCAAACGAACTTCATTTCGTCCGGAATCACGGTGGTATCCCCGACATCGAAGCAAGCGCCTACGACATTCGTCTCGATGGGCTCGTCAATAACCCCAAGACGCTCACCCTGGCAGACTTACAAAATGAATCAATCTTTCCAAGAGTCAGCAAACTGGTGACCATTCAGTGCAGCGGTACTCGTCGCTTCGAGCAAATCGTCGAGTATCCAGGCGAAGGCGACGAAATAATCAACGCCCCCTGGGCTGAAGGTGCTATTGGTACAGCGAAGTGGACAGGCGTCAGTCTGAAGAAAGTCATCAAGTACTGCGGCGGTCTGAAATATGGTGCCAAGCATCTTGAACTCTACGGTGCGGATACGTATTTCAAAGGAGGCCAGTGCATGAACTATGTTGTTTCGGTGCCGTGGTCAAAAGTCAAGGCTAATGAAGTCATATTGGCTTGGGAGATGAATGACAAGCCGCTGCCGAAGATTCATGGTTTCCCATTGAGGGCGGTTGTCTTTGGGTATATTGGGGCCAGGAGTTGCAAGTGGCTGTATCGGATTAAGGCGATTGAGAAACCGAGTCTTGCTCCGGTACAGA TGGGTATTCAGATCCAGGAGATGCCTGTCAGCAGCGCCATCATGTCACCTTGGAACAAGGAGGTTGTCGTCCACGACGGTGAGATCGAAGTCAAAG GCTGGGCATACTCAGGCGGAGGCCGCTGGCCCGAGCGCGTAGAAATCTCCTCCGACGGCGGCTACGTATGGTACGCCGTCCCCATCAAGAACCTCTCCCCCAAGCACAAATTCGCCTGGCGAACCTTCACTGGCAAAGTCCCCTGCGACCACGAAGGCTGGACCGAACTTGTCGTTCGATGCTGGGACAACAGTTTGAACACGCAACCAATGGAGGTTCGGCATAGCTGGAATTGGAGCTTGCATGTGACGAGTAGTTGTCATCGTGTCAAGATTTATAGTGTGAATGCAAAGAGGGAGGCTACGAGGAAGAGATTGAGGGAGTTTGATGAGCATGGGCAGGGGTTTACGCCTATTACCAGACCGACGGAATTTGTGCCCATGAGTTTGGAGGAGTATGAGAAGGAGGTTGCGAATGTTGAGCCGAGAGATTTTGATGATTAG
- a CDS encoding catalase-like domain-containing protein encodes MSGSNEAPVYTLAEGKPVEDPTSSVVLHGPKVRGGGLALLADTQLIETLAHFPRERIPERVVHAKAAGAWGYFECTHDITDWCSAAPFRRIGKQTQVLARLSTVAGEKGSSDTLRDIRGFALKMKTEEGNWDFVGNDLPVFFIRDPAKFPSLNRSHKRHPQTAVADASMFWDFHNNNQEGAHCLMQLFGPRGVPESLKNVNGFGNHTFKFGKPEDGSFKYVKIHFKPDAGIKNLSQEDAVRLAGEEPDYHVKDMYNSIERGDYPSWTMYLQVMDPKEAETYKWNIFDITKIWPHKDYPLIPVGKLVLNKNPENHFHDIEQAAFSPSTLIPGIAPSADIMLHARMFSYPDAARYRVGPNYQQLPCNRPLDAYSPYQRDGPMRLDGNYGSDPDYVRSSFRKVKSGPADVAHSEWVGRVQAYSSDVEEEDWEQPRNLWKIFKDNGEDEVFLNNLSGHVNKALPEVQEATVGMWANVDEEISKRLGEKLKKLTGNFDHSKAPPSQTVLASRRK; translated from the exons ATGTCGGGT TCGAATGAAGCACCCGTTTATACCCTCGCAGAGGGCAAGCCCGTCGAGGACCCAACCTCATCCGTCGTCCTTCATGGACCAAAGGTTCGAGGCGGTGGTCTCGCTTTGTTGGCAGACACGCAATTGATCGAGACGCTTGCCCACTTTCCTCGAGAGCGCATTCCTGAACG TGTTGTTCACGCCAAAGCTGCCGGAGCATGGGGCTACTTCGAGTGTACTCATGATATCACAGACTGGTGTTCAGCAGCACCTTTCCGTCGCATCGGCAAGCAAACCCAAGTCCTTGCTCGTCTGTCCACCGTAGCTGGCGAAAAGGGATCTTCCGATACCCTCCGTGACATCAGAGGTTTCGCCCTTAAGATGAAGACAGAGGAAGGAAACTGGGATTTTGTCGGGAACGACTTGCCCGTTTTCTTCATTCGTGATCCAGCTAAGTTCCCTTCGCTCAACAGATCTCATAAACGTCACCCGCAGACTGCCGTCGCTGATGCGAGTATGTTTTGGGACTttcacaacaacaaccaagaAGGCGCTCACTGTCTGATGCAACTGTTCGGACCTCGAGGTGTGCCGGAGTCTCTCAAGAATGTGAATGGTTTTGGAAACCACACGTTCAAGTTTGGTAAGCCCGAAGATGGATCTTTCAAATATGTCAAGATCCACTTCAAGCCTGATGCCGGCATCAAGAATCTCTCTCAAGAGGATGCCGTGCGTCTTGCAGGCGAAGAGCCGGACTATCATGTCAAGGATATGTACAACTCTATTGAGAGAGGCGACTATCCTTCATGGACTATGTATCTTCAGGTCATGGATCCCAAAGAGGCTGAAACTTACAAGTGGAACATCTTcgacatcaccaagatctgGCCTCACAAGGACTATCCTCTTATTCCTGTTGGAAAGCTTGTGTTGAACAAGAACCCAGAGAACCACTTCCATGATATCGAACAGGCTGCTTTCTCGCCTTCAACTTTGATCCCTGGTATTGCACCCTCGGCTGATATCATGCTGCATGCGAGAATGTTCAGTTATCCCGATGCTGCACGCTATCGCGTTGGGCCCAATTATCAGCAACTTCCATGCAATCGACCTCTGGACGCATACTCACCGTATCAGAGAGATGGACCGATGCGCCTTGACGGCAACTACGGCTCTGATCCCGATTATG TTCGCTCCTCATTCCGCAAGGTCAAAAGTGGCCCCGCAGATGTCGCACACAGCGAATGGGTTGGCAGAGTCCAAGCTTATTCCTCCGacgtcgaagaagaagattgggaACAGCCGCGTAATCTATGGAAGATCTTCAAGGATAACGGCGAAGATGAAGTCTTTTTGAACAACCTGTCTGGACACGTCAACAAGGCACTTCCAGAGGTTCAGGAGGCAACAGTTG GAATGTGGGCaaatgttgatgaagagatttCGAAGAGACTCGGGGAGAaattgaagaagttgactgGGAACTTTGACCATTCCAAGGCACCGCCCAGTCAGACTGTGCTGGCATCGAGGCGCAAGTGA
- a CDS encoding aquaporin-like protein, whose amino-acid sequence MTGHQDQNHDYFSKPTTPSTPGQVHLGNVASRIPSTISDRETGEPDRAKSTHSRRRELHGLPSSFVSRMSKRPISSRRFTRMSSGNSTARPTAEQHASQYHTYAPVEEGYYEENPWFGEAGKKPIFSLGKPLPHRVRRRVVKPIKPDGKVDEEMAIVKEESEDTPAGYASRTTSGQPYRTHTQTSIASREMQNQQSRTTAAGVAHNEKRNDAGQPVFDYVPGEATPAATPSYHDPASRVASHQQSNNQPDYKIDGEPLGQQEKPEVEAGETDPNEMRNWWARIRAKHPEPLAEFLATSVAIFLGLTGTLSVNLSAKQSQSYGTYETSCWAWGFAWMFGIYLGGGVSGAHMNPAISISLSLFRGFPWRQCFIYILAQFIASIVAGALAYGIYADSIHYVDPEMDGMSKTFFSTPREWVSLQSAFFNQVVGSAIMMIAVFALGDDQNNPPGAGMHALVLGFLVTTLKFTLGYNIGSALNPASDFGPRVVAYAVGYRGSNVFHSGWWFYGPWAATLIGSVVGCALYDGFVFVGSESPINFRFSKEIKNRANKLLKD is encoded by the coding sequence ATGACTGGACATCAGGATCAGAATCATGATTATTTTTCGAAACCCACGACGCCCTCAACGCCGGGACAAGTGCATCTTGGGAACGTCGCAAGCAGAATCCCCAGCACCATCTCGGACCGAGAAACAGGAGAACCCGACCGTGCAAAGTCAACGCACTCAAGACGGCGTGAACTTCATGGATTACCATCCAGTTTCGTGTCGCGAATGAGCAAGCGACCAATCAGCTCAAGGCGCTTCACAAGAATGTCCAGCGGGAACAGTACAGCGCGCCCTACAGCAGAACAACATGCATCCCAGTATCATACATATGCCCCTGTCGAAGAGGGCTACTATGAAGAGAACCCTTGGTTCGGCGAGGCCGGCAAGAAGCCCATCTTCAGTCTTGGAAAACCTCTTCCCCACCGCGTTCGTCGCAGGGTGGTGAAACCGATCAAACCGGATGGAaaagttgatgaagagatggccATCGTCAAAGAGGAATCTGAAGATACACCCGCAGGGTACGCCTCGCGTACCACTTCAGGCCAGCCATACCGAACGCATACTCAAACCAGTATCGCATCACGCGAAATGCAGAACCAGCAGAGTCGAACTACAGCAGCTGGCGTTGCGCACAACGAGAAGCGAAATGATGCAGGACAGCCGGTATTTGACTATGTCCCTGGCGAAGCAACACCTGCAGCAACACCATCGTATCATGACCCCGCATCAAGAGttgcttctcatcagcaAAGTAACAACCAACCAGATTACAAGATTGACGGTGAACCTTTGGGTCAGCAGGAGAAGCCAGAGGTTGAAGCTGGTGAGACGGATCCGAATGAGATGAGGAACTGGTGGGCTAGGATACGAGCGAAGCACCCTGAGCCACTTGCTGAATTCCTTGCTACTTCTGTTGCGATATTCTTAGGCCTCACTGGTACTCTGTCTGTGAATCTCTCAGCAAAACAGTCGCAGTCTTATGGAACTTATGAGACTTCATGCTGGGCGTGGGGCTTTGCCTGGATGTTCGGCATCTATCTAGGCGGCGGTGTATCAGGAGCGCACATGAACCCAGCCATTTCCATCTCGCTGTCGCTATTCCGTGGTTTTCCGTGGCGGCAGTGTTTCATCTACATCCTCGCCCAATTCATCGCTAGCATCGTCGCCGGAGCACTCGCATATGGTATCTACGCCGATTCAATCCACTACGTCGATCCCGAGATGGACGGAATGTCAAAGACTTTCTTTTCAACACCTCGAGAATGGGTATCCCTCCAATCCGCATTCTTCAACCAAGTCGTCGGCAGCGCCATCATGATGATCGCAGTATTCGCACTAGGTGATGATCAGAACAACCCACCCGGCGCTGGCATGCATGCCCTGGTACTCGGCTTTCTGGTAACTACCCTCAAGTTCACCCTCGGCTACAACATCGGGTCTGCGCTGAACCCTGCCTCTGATTTCGGACCGAGAGTTGTTGCGTATGCGGTTGGATATCGCGGGTCAAATGTGTTTCACAGCGGATGGTGGTTTTACGGGCCTTGGGCAGCGACGTTGATAGGGTCTGTGGTTGGATGTGCGCTGTATGATGGGTTTGTGTTTGTTGGAAGTGAGAGCCCGATCAACTTTCGGTTTAGTAAGGAAATTAAGAATAGGGCGAATAAGTTGTTGAAAGATTAG
- a CDS encoding P-loop containing nucleoside triphosphate hydrolase protein encodes MSDLKRPEVKPVPKGHRWILFVSGPTASGKTSVAKFIAEKLDLKFFQFHPKTNIEKMSHGQPLTDQDRYGWLQALHEHATHHPIGPGTEHLVVTCSALKRQYRDMLREGSDKAGDLRVHFLHLDAPEEVLTKRAAARKGHFAGPALVHSQFEVLERPTEDEKDVLIVSVDQSVEDVQREALERVKELLDDDPE; translated from the exons ATGAGTGATCTCAAGAGACCAGAAGTAAAGCCAGTGCCCAAAGGACACCGATGGATCCTTTTCGTCTCGGGCCCGACAGCATCCGGCAAGACTTCAGTCGCCAAGTTCATAGCAGAGAAGCTCGATCTCAAATTC TTTCAGTTCCATCCAAAAACCAACATCGAGAAAATGAGCCACGGCCAACCCCTCACCGATCAAGACCGCTACGGCTGGCTGCAAGCTCTCCACGAACACGCCACTCACCATCCCATCGGTCCAGGAACAGAACATCTCGTCGTCACCTGCTCAGCACTTAAGCGCCAGTACCGTGATATGCTCCGCGAAGGATCTGATAAAGCCGGTGATTTGCGAGTGCACTTCTTACATCTTGATGCACCGGAAGAAGTGCTCACAAAACGAGCTGCTGCGAGGAAGGGACATTTTGCAGGACCTGCGCTTGTGCATAGCCAGTTTGAGGTTCTGGAGAGGCCGacggaggatgagaaggatgtttTGATCGTCAGTGTTGATCAGTCGGTTGAAGATGTTCAGAGGGAGGCGTTGGAGAGAGTTAAGGAGCTGTTGGATGATGACCCTGAGTGA
- a CDS encoding transmembrane amino acid transporter protein-domain-containing protein has product MSHYDSENQAPEPTKHHGEEAGVTNDAVFGTITEDGPNYRNVGWLGTSVLMMKSQIGLGVLSIPASFDALGLIPGIICMLCIAVITTWSDYIVGRFKQRHPEVYGIDDAAGLVFGRFGKEFYGISYSLLTICIAGSAMLGISIALNSLSMHGTCTAVFVAVACIVAFVTASIRTLDKVSWLAWVGLVTLVTSIFVVTIAVGVQDRPDLAPKDGVWKSDYKLFNTPTFAEAMSAIAAFIFAYCGTPVFFPIAAEMREPKHYKKALILCQSVVTVVYIVVGIVVYYYCGTYVASPALGSAGKTIKKVSYGLALPGLIVSATLYTHVPAKYAFVRLLRGSKHLTANSFTHWAVWLSCTFGMAIIAYVIASGIPVFGGLVSLVGALLGTLQCMQLFGCLWLYDHWAEGKDKSQRTTKWTMMVSWCIFVIVLGTFLMVGGTYGSIKGIIDSYNVSGGSAAWSCADNSNSS; this is encoded by the exons ATGAGCCATTACGATTCGGAGAATCAGGCCCCTGAGCCTACTAAGCATCACGGCGAAGAAGCCGGTGTCACCAACGATGCTGTCTTTGGAACAATCACTGAAGATGGTCCCAACTACCGAAAC GTTGGTTGGCTCGGAACCTCAgttctgatgatgaagtcCCAAATCGGTCTCGGCGTCCTGTCAATTCCCGCCTCCTTCGACGCCCTCGGTCTCATCCCCGGCATCATCTGTATGCTCTGCATCGCCGTCATCACAACGTGGTCAGACTACATCGTCGGACGGTTCAAGCAGCGACACCCTGAGGTCTACGGCATCGATGACGCAGCTGGTCTTGTGTTTGGACGCTTTGGAAAGGAGTTTTACGGTATCTCGTACTCGCTTCTTACGATTTGCATTGCGGGATCTGCTATGCTTGGCATTTCGATCGCTTTGAACAGTTTGAGTATGCATGGTACTTGCACTGCTGTTTTTGTGGCTGTTGCGTGTATTGTCGCGTTTGTTACCGCGTCGATTCGCACGCTCGACAAAGTCAGTTGGCTTGCTTGGGTTGGTCTCGTCACACTCGTCACATCCA TCTTTGTCGTTACCATCGCCGTTGGTGTCCAGGACCGCCCCGATCTCGCTCCCAAGGACGGCGTCTGGAAGTCCGACtacaagctcttcaacacccCTACCTTCGCTGAGGCTATGTCCGCCATCGCcgccttcatcttcgcctACTGCGGAACTCCCGTCTTCTTTCCTATCGCGGCTGAGATGCGAGAGCCCAAGCACTACAAGAAGGCTCTGATCCTTTGCCAGAGCGTCGTCACTGTCGTTTACATTGTTGTCGGCATTGTTGTCTACTACTACTGCGGTACCTACGTCGCTTCCCCCGCTCTCGGATCTGCTGGAAAGACTATCAAGAAGGTCAGCTACGGCCTGGCTCTTCCTGGTCTCATTGTCTCTGCTACCCTCTACACTCAC GTTCCCGCCAAGTACGCCTTCGTTCGCCTCCTCCGAGGCTCCAAGCATCTTACCGCCAACTCCTTCACCCACTGGGCCGTCTGGCTTAGCTGCACTTTCGGCATGGCTATCATCGCCTACGTCATCGCTTCCGGTATCCCCGTCTTCGGCGGTCTCGTCTCTCTCGTCGGCGCTCTTCTCGGAACACTGCAGTGCATGCAGCTCTTTGGCTGCCTCTGGCTCTACGACCACTGGGCTGAGGGCAAGGACAAGTCTCAGCGCACTACCAAGTGGACCATGATGGTCAGCTGGTGTATCTTTGTTATCGTTCTCGGTACCTTCCTCATGGTCGGTGGTACTTATGGTTCCATCAAGGGTATTATCGACTCTTACAACGTGAGCGGCGGTTCTGCCGCTTGGTCTTGTGCCGATAACTCCAACTCTTCTTAG
- a CDS encoding heterokaryon incompatibility protein-domain-containing protein: protein KWIQDCINNHTICNQDDLSYRPTRLLEIIDSKRLRLVETSTSPTGPYVSFSHCWGNQEMLMLKAENLDQFRTEILVDDLPKKYQEAINFSSRLNIYFIWIDSLCIIQDDGEDWQREAVTMKKVYGCSLLNICSAAATDVNGVSFRGRDPGIMEALFFTSSWDGEEQKSVYLEYDTMWDDILNSPLRKRAWVFQEWYLSPRSLILAHSQLWWHCRKRVACEQHPENHWNGRSLEGMKDNKPKAKPWLSGAQIWETYVREYVGTRLTQESDRLIAFAGVAQGFGQSQKEIHDQYDPENIRPDLLVDVSSKIFDQYHIQPPFRQPHPFVKRKKNSTTKNGQLHL from the coding sequence AAGTGGATTCAAGACTGTATCAACAATCATACAATATGCAACCAGGATGATCTGTCATATCGCCCGACAAGATTATTGGAGATTATCGATTCCAAACGGCTGAGACTTGTAGAGACTTCCACAAGCCCTACTGGGCCATACGTCTCCTTCTCTCACTGTTGGGGCAACCAGGAGATGCTTATGCTGAAAGCCGAGAATCTTGACCAGTTTCGCACCGAGATTCTAGTGGATGACCTCCCTAAAAAGTATCAAGAAGCGATTAACTTCTCTTCTCgtcttaatatttattttatatgGATCGACTCGCTCTGCATTATTCaggatgatggagaagactGGCAACGCGAGGCTGTCACTATGAAGAAAGTCTATGGTTGTTCCTTACTCAATATATGCTCCGCCGCAGCCACGGACGTTAACGGCGTAAGCTTTCGCGGAAGGGATCCGGGTATAATGGAAGCTCTGTTCTTTACTTCATCTTGGGATGGTGAGGAGCAAAAAAGCGTCTACCTTGAGTACGACACGATGTGGGACGATATCCTGAACTCTCCATTAAGGAAGAGAGCATGGGTCTTTCAAGAGTGGTACCTATCTCCTCGATCACTCATCCTCGCCCATAGCCAACTATGGTGGCACTGTCGAAAAAGGGTAGCTTGCGAGCAACACCCGGAAAACCACTGGAATGGAAGATCTCTTGAAGGAAtgaaagacaacaaaccAAAAGCAAAACCGTGGCTCTCAGGTGCCCAAATCTGGGAGACGTATGTCCGAGAGTACGTTGGGACCCGTCTAACCCAAGAGTCCGACCGGCTCATTGCATTTGCGGGAGTTGCTCAGGGATTTGGCCAATCTCAGAAAGAGATACATGATCAGTATGACCCAGAGAACATTAGACCCGACCTGCTTGTTGATGTATCTTCCAAGATATTTGATCAGTACCATATACAACCCCCCTTTCGACAGCCCCACCCTTTCGTCAAGCgaaaaaaaaatagcaccaccaaaaatggacaacttcacttataa